Proteins encoded in a region of the Psychromicrobium lacuslunae genome:
- a CDS encoding sugar-binding protein: MAKLTKTLMSVAALATISALALTGCGGRGDSGNGSSSGAAAGFDKNATIGVALPQKTSENWVLAEGLFNTGLKDAGFKPEVQFANGGVTEQQNQISSMITNGAKVIIVGAIDGSQLSTQVKQAKDAGATIIAYDRNLKNTSDVDYYVAYDNFKVGELQGQALLDGMKAKKPNGPYNIEVFAGSNDDANSKPFFDGAMSVLKPKIDDGTVKIVSGQNTQNQAATAGWKAENAQKRMDTLLSGSYSSATLDGVLSPNDTLARAIINSVKQAGKPIPVVTGQDSEVESVKSIMAGEQYSTINKDTSNLVAAAIDMVKALQEGKTPETTSKDNNGTKDVPTKYLDPVIVTKANAAEAYKNNPTLEALTK, encoded by the coding sequence ATGGCGAAACTAACAAAGACGCTAATGTCGGTTGCGGCTCTCGCGACGATTTCAGCCCTGGCCCTGACCGGCTGTGGCGGTCGAGGAGATTCCGGCAATGGCAGTAGCTCAGGCGCAGCCGCCGGCTTCGACAAGAACGCCACCATTGGCGTCGCGCTGCCACAGAAGACCTCGGAAAACTGGGTGCTCGCCGAAGGCCTGTTCAATACCGGCTTGAAGGATGCTGGCTTCAAGCCTGAGGTGCAGTTCGCCAATGGTGGCGTGACCGAGCAGCAGAATCAGATCAGTTCGATGATCACCAATGGCGCCAAGGTCATCATTGTCGGTGCGATTGACGGCTCGCAGTTGAGCACTCAGGTCAAGCAAGCTAAGGATGCCGGGGCGACCATCATCGCTTACGACCGCAATCTGAAGAACACCAGCGACGTCGACTACTACGTGGCCTACGACAATTTCAAGGTCGGCGAACTGCAAGGCCAGGCTTTGCTCGATGGTATGAAAGCAAAGAAGCCGAACGGACCCTACAATATCGAGGTCTTTGCCGGCTCCAATGACGATGCCAATTCTAAGCCATTCTTCGATGGAGCAATGAGCGTACTCAAGCCGAAGATCGACGACGGCACGGTGAAGATCGTTTCCGGCCAGAACACTCAGAACCAGGCCGCTACCGCGGGCTGGAAGGCTGAGAATGCGCAGAAGCGGATGGATACCCTGCTCTCCGGCTCCTACAGCAGCGCCACGCTCGACGGCGTGCTCTCCCCGAACGACACTCTGGCCCGCGCCATCATTAACTCGGTGAAGCAGGCTGGCAAGCCGATCCCGGTGGTCACCGGCCAGGACTCCGAAGTTGAGTCGGTCAAGTCCATTATGGCTGGCGAGCAGTACTCCACCATTAATAAGGACACCAGTAACCTGGTCGCCGCCGCTATCGATATGGTGAAGGCCCTGCAGGAAGGCAAGACTCCGGAGACCACGTCAAAGGACAATAACGGAACCAAGGACGTTCCGACCAAGTACCTCGACCCGGTCATCGTCACCAAGGCCAATGCTGCCGAGGCTTATAAGAACAACCCGACGCTGGAAGCACTGACTAAGTAA